The Nicotiana tabacum cultivar K326 chromosome 5, ASM71507v2, whole genome shotgun sequence sequence ATCTTTCATTTTGCCCTTCCAAATGGCATAATTTGTGCCATTCAAAGTAACAATTCTACTAGTGTTGGCTTCCATCGtttatcacaaatacaaatactatTTATTAGGAGACCAAAGTAGTTCTTTTCTGATGTTGAAGTTCAAATTGTGCTGCAACTACaaagcatactcagacagaaccttggctctgataccacttgttgggaataaaccccgtaaaaaataatattcacggtattagtgataaacgTGAAACAgtaagttatggttaaatcaacAAGAGTaaaaatgcagcaataatgacaccaagattttacgtggaaacccttctaaataagggaaaaaaccacgaccccgagaggagcaactgatatcactatagtttggaattttacactttgtaggtcctaATAAAGTACTCCAAAGACCACTGCAATACTTAAAataaataaccctcttttgatattcccacctcactacaatattactcactCTCAATTTTCTTCTACATAGTCTATTTTTCACAATGCCTGAGAAATACTCTCTGCAACTATTGTGTTGTTTCTCTTTCTGTGTGGTGTGTCAAATGAAGAAGCCAAAGCTCTCCTTTTATCGGAGAAATACCTCTTCAACCAATCAAAATGGAGGATTGGTTGAAAATTTGCAATGCAAATTTTTCTTCCTCCATGTGATTGGTTGCCCTTGTATCAATGATCCATTCTTGTGGACTATTGGAAGCTAGTAAAGCAACACTAGTACCTACTATATGAGCCTGAGATGTAGGTGTAGGACTGTTGTTGTTTGCTGAGGTAGGGCTGACTGTATTGTTGTTCAAAATTTGCATAATCTGGTCATATTGTTCCTTGGTAAAAGGAAAGGCACCATCTCCTCCATGTTGTGGTTATAATTCCATATTGGCAGTGTGACTGTTGTGTTTCAAGGGATGAACAGATCTAGGCTACATAGTAGTCATCTGAAAGCCAGGGCTTGGCTGTCAACTAGGCTGTGAGTAGGGACTTAGTTCAGGTAGTGCACTATAGTTACTAGATGTTGAACCATACTCAGCTACTGCATTATAAGCACCAGCTCCCCCTTTCTTCTTAAACTTGTAGTCAGCTGGATAACCAACTATTTTGTAGCAATTCTCCTTGCTATGACCTTTTAGTTTATAGAAGTCACAGTATAGATTGAAATTCTTTCTGTGTTTTGTTTATTATCAGACTTGGAGTTGTATAGTTCTATAGATTCATAGTGACCACTGGTGGCATTAGGTCCAACACCTAAAGTACCTACTGATCCTGCTACATTTTGTTTGACTTTCCTCACTCATTAACATAGCATAAGCTTGATTCACAGAAGGAACAAGTTTCATCATAAGAATCTGACTACGAGATTATGAGTATGAGTCATTCAATCCCATAAGGAACTGATATAGCTTCTATTTGTGCAGGTGTTcaataatttcttagttttagGGCAGTCACAACCAGGATGAGGAACTAAATCTTTAGTTTCGTCCCATAGATCCTTGAGTTTAGAATAGTACATAGATATAGAGGAGATACCTTGAGTTAGGGTTGCAATTTCCTTGTGTAGGTTATAGCATCTAGTGTCACTTACCTTGTCAAAACGCTCTTGCAGATCTATCCACATGGTGTGTGCATTGGTTGCATAAGCGATTCCGCTGATCAAGGTCAGTGCTACAACATTCATCAGCCACGATAAGACAATTGCATTGCATCTCTCCCACTGGTAccaatatttttcttgaaatttttccTTCTTCCACCTTCCGTCAACCATTCCAAGCTTATTTTGACCTAGAAGAGCAATTTTCATAAATCGATACCACAGCGAGAAGTTGTCTATCCCTGTTAGTTGAAAGGAGATCAGAGAAATTCCACTTGTATCAATGGATGCCAGATATATAGGATGAGTGATTGGAACTGagattcattcttcaaatttatcCTCCGACGAGATTTGCGAGGTTTCAGTTATAGTTGCAGGTGTTTCCTGCTCAGAATTATCATTCGCCATTATTGACGATGACCTAAAGCTTCAGATTTGAGAGATGAAGAAGAGACTTGAGAGAGATGAGAATTACGGAACTGGATCGATTTGCGAGCTGTAATTCAGAGctcttgctctgataccatgttagaaCTCAGTGCATGCGTGAGATGAAGAACCCTAGCCATTGAGGAAACATGAGCTGGGAATGagctgaggaagaagaagaagaagaaaatgagagaAACTGATTCTGTATATCAATGTAACAGTACATTGTGTctttatatacatatacataattaACCTCCACTAACAAGTTAGTGATCCCTACTCTATTTCTAACAACCATGACAGTTGTACACTAACTATCTAACTAACAGCTTCCTCCTTCTTGCTATGTTACTGCATCTGTTTCTACATGGAATTGTGTTTATTACTTATTGTTATTTAATGAATCttaaaagtatttatttttaACTAGTATATCAATGAATTTGAGAATTCATATCCTCAATCAGTAGAAAGAATTTTAGTCTCATACTTAATTGTTTTGAGTGCATTACCAAAGAGCCAAGGTTTGTTTCTTTGTGGTGAAAAACATGTTGAATTGCATTGTACTTGATTTAGTGAAATATGGAAATTTCATTAGATATTGATTGCTTGCCTAAtctcttaaattaaaaatagtcggcggatgtatttatatattatatacaatatatgtataattatgtataatctatgtatatcggctagaaaaagtaaacattgAATCTAACCAGCTATTTATGTAACAACCCTATGTCTTTTCCAGATGGGTGGTAGATCAAATATTCACAATGAGCTTCTTTGTCGATTCACTTTTCCGGAGAAGCCTGGTGCTTTATTGAAGTTTTTAGATACTTTCAGCCCGCATTAGAATATAAGTTTGATCCACTATCACGGACAGATACTTATTTACAACCTTTTATTTCCATTTTTCACTACTAATACTGTGGGGTCCATCCCCAACTACCAAAAGTCCAAAGTTGCTAAGATGGACTTAGACTTGAATTTGGCTGCCAAATTGTCTGGCGGATGTCTAATCTCAATCTATTAGATAAGATAACTGTAATTGCTCCTCCTATTCCTAGAAAGGTTCTCTTGCCAAATGGAGATGTCACACAAGTAACTCATGTTGGAGATAGTCAGATATCAAACAACAACACACTAAAAGAAGTACTTTATGTACCAAAGTTCAAGTATAACCTGTTGTCAGTGTCAAAAGTTACAAGGGACCTAAGGTGTTTTACCTTTTTCTATCCTGATTTTTGTGTGTTTCAGGATCTCTTCAATGGCAGGGTGAAGGAGATTGGTAGAGAAAGAGATGGTTGTACTTTCTACAACAACATGGAAATAAGAAGTTGACTGTTGTGTCCTTGGCAGCTGTTAACACAAAGACTGATTTCTCAGTCAATTCCAATGATATAGTCTTATGGCATAGAAGACTTGGTCATGTGTCTATCATTGTTTTGAAGAGACTATTCACTGTTAAGCTAGCTAGTATTACTAATGCCATCAATAATTGTTGTGTGCGTCCTTGTGCTAAAGTAACCAGGACACCATTTCCTCACAGTAGTATCAAGAGTACTAGTGTATTTGATCTAATTCATGTAGATGTTTGGGGACCTTATAAAACAGCAACCTTTGATGGTTATAGATACTTTCTCACAGTAGTTGATGAATTCACTAGAATGACTTGGATTTTCTTACTGAAACTGAAATCTGATGTGTGTGTTGTACTGCCACAGTTCCTTGCTTTTGTTCACACTCAGTTCAATAAAACAGTTAAAATAGTGAGATCTAACAATGGCTCTGAGTTTCTAAATTCAGTGTGTAAAACTGTCTTCAATAAACTTGGTATTCCTATATATGGTAGaaacataataatataattgagcataattttcaagaatatataatgtatattataaaaatgcctttatttaaataattatttttacattacgtgcatggaatatatattttacaacctttattttctttcattctgaattgtgtaaataaatttttgaatttttgttgttaatactaaaaagtttaaaaaataaaaagaagataaatgtttgtaatttagagggtaaaataggtatttggcaacccaaaatttggaaaatctagttgagtgaccttctgagtgcaGTAGGCATAATTCAGTTACTTTGTTGTTATAaacgaaagaaaagtgactttataaaataatttgggATAGTTGAATGACCATTTGAGTAATTGACTCCTGATTTCATGGCTCGAACTTGTGGTCTATAGGTCATACGGAAACAACTTTACTAGAAGGTTCCCCTTCATATATAGGAAGCCATAAAACCTGAAATTTGTAGCAAATTCTAACTTTAATCTCTGGTGTAGTAACAGGCATCACAATGACAGCATGCGACGCCTTGCGCGTGATTCCCAGCTGATGAGCATATGACCCCTCTTTCCAGCTGCTCTTGGGAGAGATTGACCATCATATTGTATGCTCCTCTAAGCTTGAATGAGAAGACCTGCAAATAGTATATGAACAATGTTACTGACTGTTCTTCTCCAATACAGAAATATCTACAACTATAAGAATCTACTCTATATGACTATATCAAAAGAATTTCAAACACTAGAATAAAGAAATGAATTTGGGTAAAGAAAAAcaaatctttatttttttgttCTAAAAATGAAGTTGCAAAACAAaacgccgttgccggggatcgaACCCGGGTCACCCGCATGACAGGCGGGAATACTTACCACTATACTACAACGACTTGTTGTTTAGagttaagaataaattatatatcttcTAAAAATATAAGTTCCTTATTTAGGTCAATTAAAAGAACGATGGAATTAGGTGTTTTCACTTCTTTTTGTTTCTTGGTTTGAACTTTGAAGTATGATGAAACCATTGTTTactcttgttgcctcttttattttCCCCTTAGAAATTAAATCCCACCTAACTCCAATGAATCTAAGCTGATATACCTTTAAAAAATTTGGAAACTAATACAACGGAACAAAAGTTTTATCCTTTATTATTATCACTTGATTTAGCTTAGGTTATTAAATGGTAAAGATGCTGGGTTCCCTCACCTATCATGCTCCTATAAATCTTATGGACAAGAGTTcaaacacaaaaaataaaaataaaaagacaataaaaaaacaaaaacaaaaaactgTGTTATACTTTAGTCATAACTTGAAACACAACTTCATTTtcctagatatatatatatatatatatatatatattaaagcaagaaagtttgcCTTTTCATTTAGCCAAGTGACAAGTTATTAGAATGTCAAGTGGCAACCTATTAAAAATATACATGGCAAATTAATTTATTAGAAATTCAAGTTGTAATAGCTAGATTTTTTCGACCTAGAAACAATCAATCCTCCCAAATTTATTGCCAGATTTTTCGGCCTAGAAACAATAAAtcctcccaaatttactgcttctgttTTGTAAAATTTCCATTATTTAATAGTCAAAAAATACTATAAAGTAAAAAATATCGTGTGATCTCTGTCTTCCTAAAAAACCGTGTTTCATACCATATTTATTATCTTATCTCTTTGTCTTCCTAAAAACATTCCCAATTCTCAAGATTGCTTACCGTGTAATCTCAAAATGAGAAGATTACAATATAATGtttacaaaatcataaaaaatatgaATTCGGAAAAAGATGGTTTAGGCGTTCTATGATCCAATTTCTTTGTTAGTGGCTTATTTCGATCGAGAAATTCTTTTGGTCCAGCAAAGTATGAAATGAGCATGAAACTTTACATTTTTTGGTAGACTCTATGTtgaattattttatattattccTTTTCTTTAACTCATTTTCGAAAATTTCATGTGTTCTACAGAAAATGTTAATCCCACAAATCGCAGAAGGAATGctaatgaaaaagaaaacagaTGTCCTCCTTTGTCTGATATAACAACTGGTCAATTCCTACAAATCTAAGGGTgttaatttttactaaatattttcatatatatCAAGTTTATCTTAATTGAAAATATTCATGAATAGTTTCCTAGTCGAGACGCAAGAGGTGCTTTCTAAAAGATGATGTCAATGAAATGAGGAAACAAAGGAATGTGATGAGAACAAATATGTCAATTAACACAAATATATGTCATGGCACATCTGAAAAGAATTCACGTGAATCTGGATTGAGTACAATTAGAATGGCTGCAATATATACTCTAGATGGTGATAAAAGAAATAGATATGTTGTTGTGCCAACTCCATCATATCAGAATTGTACACCACCAGTTGGCATCCCTATAATAAGTTGTGGACAAGTTTTTTCCTCCAAACCTTTTGAATATAATCCAAAGTTCCTTTCACTACGAGCTTTGAGAAATTGTTAGTCTTTAATGATCTTATTTCTTAACTTGTATGTAATGGTTATCTATATTTATCTAGAATTTTTAAATGATTAGCAGCATTTGAAAGTTATTTGTCTTCAAATAAAAAGCAGAACAAAGGGGAAAATATATTGGTGAATGAGAATATGGATAACTCTAGATTGAAAATATGGACATAGCAAATTCGTGTCAAATTGTTATATCTTATGAGAGAGTATTGTTGGTATGAGAAGTCTTGACTAATCTCCGATCAAAAGGTTCATAATATCACTTTACTTGGACAATCAAATAGTCCTAATTCTGCAATTTGCTATAGAAATACCTCCACCTGTGAAAAATACAAATTGGAATAGTGCTTTAACGGTTCTACTTTAGCTTTTTGGTAGTTTTGCCTATTTAGTTGCTAGATGTGAGGTTATTTTAGACTGGCACTTTTGTAAAATTGATATATTGGAGAGTAAAGTTTATTGGAGAGTAAAGTTTcttaccttttttttctttattccatTTAGCTAAAAGCTTTTGGTTCCTTATGCTTGGGATTGAAGCAcatttgttattgttgtacttTCAGTTTTGAACTTACTAAAATATGCACATATATCACTTAGACAAAAGAGTTGAAAAGATCAAAGTATTTTTCCAAGTGAAAATGAAGGCCACGATTGTTATATCTtatgatgtgatgacccaaaatgtcatctttaaattaaatgaTCATCTCGGTGTTTTAAGACCATGAAAAGCGCCATCAATAATTTCtagacttgcgtgcgcagtccgcataattttttggaaggtttttatatgaaaaatggattaaattgtgaactagagatttaaaactcaactgagttgacttcggctaacattttgagcaaacgaacccggataaaagttttgaccattccagtagttccgtatcgtgatttgggacttggtcatatgcccgaaatcgaattcggaggtccctagatcaaattatcgccatttaacggaatctagaaatttAAGACTAAAAAtatcttaagtttgaccggagatttgactttttgatatcggggtcgaaatccagttctgaaaattttaatagctttgttatgtcatttatgacttgtgtgcaaaatttgaagtcaatcggatttgatttgataggtttttgcatcgaatatagaagtt is a genomic window containing:
- the LOC142181000 gene encoding uncharacterized protein LOC142181000, producing the protein MEIKGIDNFSLWYRFMKIALLGQNKLGMVDGRWKKEKFQEKYWYQWERCNAIVLSWLMNVVALTLISGIAYATNAHTMWIDLQERFDKILMMKLVPSVNQAYAMLMSEESQTKCSRISHSKENCYKIVGYPADYKFKKKGGAGAYNAVAEYGSTSSNYSALPELSPYSQPS